In a genomic window of Virgibacillus sp. SK37:
- the udk gene encoding uridine kinase, translated as MNKKPVVIGVAGGSGSGKTSVTRSICNRFSDKTILVIEQDYYYKDQSHLPFEERLNTNYDHPLAFDNDLLIEHLHELMNHKSIDKPVYDYKIHTRSDETIKVEPKEVIILEGILILEDPRLVDLMDIKVFVDTDADLRIIRRLLRDIKERGRTLDSVIDQYINNVRPSHLQFIEPTKRYADIIIPEGGQNLVAIDIMATKIENILSKNKEK; from the coding sequence ATGAATAAAAAACCAGTTGTGATCGGTGTTGCCGGTGGGAGCGGTAGTGGTAAAACTTCGGTAACCAGATCGATCTGTAATCGATTTTCCGATAAAACAATTCTCGTTATTGAACAGGATTATTATTATAAAGATCAAAGCCACCTTCCTTTTGAAGAAAGACTGAACACCAATTATGATCATCCATTGGCTTTTGATAATGATTTATTGATTGAGCATTTGCATGAATTAATGAATCATAAGTCAATTGATAAACCGGTATATGATTATAAGATCCATACGCGTTCAGACGAAACAATAAAAGTAGAACCAAAGGAAGTAATTATTTTAGAAGGTATATTAATTTTAGAAGACCCACGGCTTGTTGATTTAATGGATATAAAGGTCTTTGTTGATACAGATGCTGATCTACGAATAATTAGACGTTTATTGCGTGATATAAAGGAAAGAGGGAGAACATTGGATTCTGTGATTGATCAGTATATAAATAATGTTCGGCCATCCCATTTACAATTTATTGAACCAACAAAGCGTTATGCTGACATAATTATCCCTGAAGGGGGACAGAATTTAGTAGCTATTGATATTATGGCAACTAAAATAGAAAACATTTTGTCGAAAAACAAGGAAAAATAA
- the sigK gene encoding RNA polymerase sporulation sigma factor SigK, producing the protein MSGILSVLGLLIKEALFFVSYVKNHAFPQPLSKEEEAKYIKLMEEGNEEARNKLIEHNLRLVAHIVKKFENTGEDVEDLISIGTIGLIKGVESFSTGKGTKLATYAARCIENEILMHLRALKKVKKDVSLQDPIGQDKEGNEISLIDILEAENENILEYIQLNMEIERMQDYFSILDKREREVIVYRYGLNDYEEMTQREIAKKLNISRSYVSRIEKRALMKVFHEYYRRERKLK; encoded by the coding sequence TTGTCCGGAATTCTAAGTGTTCTCGGGCTTTTAATTAAAGAAGCTTTATTCTTTGTTTCATATGTGAAAAATCATGCTTTTCCGCAACCACTATCCAAAGAAGAAGAAGCAAAGTATATTAAGTTAATGGAGGAAGGTAACGAAGAAGCAAGAAATAAACTCATCGAACATAATTTGCGCTTAGTTGCACATATCGTTAAAAAATTTGAAAATACAGGAGAGGATGTTGAAGACCTCATTTCAATTGGCACTATTGGGCTTATTAAAGGAGTAGAAAGCTTTTCTACTGGTAAAGGAACAAAACTCGCAACATATGCAGCAAGGTGTATAGAAAATGAAATTTTAATGCATTTACGAGCATTAAAGAAGGTTAAAAAGGACGTTTCCCTCCAAGATCCAATCGGCCAGGATAAGGAAGGAAATGAGATTAGTCTTATAGATATTTTAGAGGCGGAAAACGAAAATATATTAGAATATATACAATTAAATATGGAAATAGAAAGAATGCAAGACTACTTCAGCATACTGGATAAACGTGAACGTGAAGTAATTGTATACCGCTACGGATTGAACGATTATGAAGAAATGACGCAACGTGAAATTGCCAAGAAATTAAATATCTCTAGAAGTTACGTTTCACGTATTGAAAAAAGAGCTTTAATGAAAGTCTTTCACGAGTATTATCGCAGAGAAAGAAAACTCAAATAA
- a CDS encoding YqeG family HAD IIIA-type phosphatase gives MLKSFLPNEHVKSIFDIQPEKLKQRGIKGIITDLDNTLVAWNVRDATPEVIQWFKLMKDNGINVTIISNNKKERVELFSEPLGTPFVFSARKPLSRAFKTVAKQMGLKKNEIVVVGDQLLTDVLGGNSAGFYTILVVPIVQTDGKITKINRKIERRILNYMRKKGQITWEE, from the coding sequence TTGTTAAAAAGTTTCTTACCAAATGAACATGTGAAAAGTATATTCGATATACAACCAGAAAAATTAAAGCAACGAGGAATAAAAGGTATTATTACAGATTTAGATAATACGCTCGTAGCATGGAATGTCAGGGATGCCACGCCTGAAGTTATTCAGTGGTTTAAATTGATGAAGGACAATGGAATTAATGTAACGATTATTTCAAATAATAAGAAGGAACGAGTGGAGCTTTTTTCTGAACCTTTAGGAACCCCCTTTGTTTTTAGTGCACGTAAACCATTGAGCCGTGCTTTTAAAACAGTTGCCAAGCAAATGGGGTTAAAAAAGAACGAGATTGTTGTGGTCGGTGACCAGCTTCTAACAGATGTTCTTGGAGGAAACTCTGCAGGGTTCTATACCATTTTGGTCGTGCCGATCGTCCAGACAGATGGGAAAATAACAAAGATAAACCGAAAGATAGAAAGACGTATATTAAATTATATGCGGAAGAAAGGGCAAATTACTTGGGAGGAATAG
- the mtnN gene encoding 5'-methylthioadenosine/S-adenosylhomocysteine nucleosidase, with protein sequence MIGIIGAMDEEIALLVSKTSEKEEVLIANCVFIKGKIDEKEVVILKSGIGKVNAAMATTILHEKFNPSHIINTGSAGGFSNKLEVGDIVISTEVVHHDVDVTAFNYAYGQVPGMPAMFSVDAELAAKAIAAVQTLPISYEQGIIATGDSFMDDAERVAWVKGKFPSMIAAEMEAAAIAQVCHQYNTPFVIIRALSDIAGKESSISFDTFLQKAAENAANLILSMLKTL encoded by the coding sequence ATGATAGGCATTATAGGAGCAATGGACGAAGAAATAGCTTTGCTAGTCAGTAAGACGAGTGAAAAGGAAGAAGTATTGATTGCTAATTGTGTATTTATTAAAGGAAAAATAGATGAGAAAGAAGTGGTTATTTTAAAATCTGGTATCGGGAAAGTAAATGCTGCTATGGCAACGACTATACTGCATGAAAAATTTAACCCTTCTCATATCATTAATACTGGCTCAGCAGGAGGTTTTTCCAATAAATTGGAAGTAGGAGATATTGTGATCTCTACGGAAGTAGTTCATCACGATGTAGATGTAACAGCATTTAATTATGCCTACGGACAAGTGCCCGGTATGCCAGCAATGTTCTCAGTAGATGCGGAGTTGGCGGCCAAAGCTATAGCAGCTGTACAAACCTTGCCTATCTCTTATGAGCAAGGTATTATTGCTACAGGTGATTCATTCATGGATGATGCTGAACGTGTAGCTTGGGTGAAAGGAAAATTTCCAAGCATGATTGCTGCAGAAATGGAGGCGGCCGCAATAGCCCAAGTTTGTCACCAATATAATACACCATTTGTAATCATAAGGGCTTTATCAGATATTGCTGGTAAGGAGTCCTCTATTTCATTTGATACATTTTTACAGAAGGCAGCAGAAAATGCAGCCAATTTAATTTTGTCAATGTTAAAAACTCTATAA
- a CDS encoding Na+/H+ antiporter subunit E, translating to MTFQIVINLIIAFMWMFLSEAYSATNFFAGYLLGVLLLLLLNRFVPDTFYLRRFIKIISLILLFIKELISSNIDIVKVVYTPKPNVEPGIFALPIDLKSNWEITLLANLITLTPGTLSVAISNDNTQLFIHAMDIDDTEESINSIKDTFEKAIMEVTR from the coding sequence ATGACATTTCAAATAGTTATTAATCTTATTATTGCTTTTATGTGGATGTTTCTAAGTGAAGCCTATTCAGCCACTAATTTTTTTGCAGGATACTTATTAGGTGTTCTACTATTGTTACTATTAAATAGGTTTGTGCCTGATACTTTTTATCTGCGACGATTTATTAAGATTATCAGTTTAATCTTATTATTTATTAAAGAACTGATTTCTTCAAATATTGATATTGTTAAAGTTGTCTATACTCCAAAGCCGAATGTAGAACCAGGTATTTTCGCATTGCCAATAGACTTAAAGAGTAACTGGGAAATCACATTACTTGCCAATTTAATTACATTAACACCAGGTACCCTTTCAGTTGCTATTTCCAATGATAATACTCAATTATTTATACATGCAATGGATATTGATGATACGGAAGAGTCTATAAACTCAATTAAAGACACGTTTGAGAAAGCAATTATGGAGGTGACAAGATGA
- a CDS encoding sporulation histidine kinase inhibitor Sda has translation MEQLSDELLLESYYTAYELDLSADFLSLIEEEIQRRHLSHKLKTKDYR, from the coding sequence ATGGAGCAATTATCAGATGAATTATTGCTAGAATCTTACTATACAGCATATGAATTAGATCTAAGCGCTGATTTTCTTTCATTAATTGAAGAAGAAATTCAGAGAAGGCATCTTTCTCATAAATTAAAAACAAAAGATTACCGATAA
- a CDS encoding O-methyltransferase, whose product MNEYVKNYLNDILPSSPEWAEKLEVEAKENHVPIMDRVSMNFVVQLVKMKKPTRILEIGTAIGYSALRMSEAFPDSEIITIEKDEVRYQQALSNIKENNKEHSIKVLLGDALEKLKELEDNSFDFVFIDAAKGKYRDFFNLSERVLVNDGLIISDNVLFRGYVAKPEEAHRRHEKMVEKIRGYNEWLLNHPHFSTSIVPIGDGVAISLKTNIKGN is encoded by the coding sequence GTGAATGAGTACGTAAAAAATTATTTAAATGACATCCTACCATCCTCGCCGGAGTGGGCTGAAAAATTAGAGGTTGAAGCTAAGGAAAACCACGTACCTATCATGGATCGTGTTAGTATGAACTTTGTCGTACAGCTAGTTAAAATGAAAAAACCAACGCGAATTTTAGAAATAGGTACAGCGATCGGATATTCTGCCTTAAGAATGTCCGAAGCTTTTCCGGACTCAGAGATTATTACTATTGAAAAAGATGAAGTAAGATATCAACAAGCTCTTAGTAATATAAAAGAAAATAATAAAGAACACAGTATAAAGGTTTTGTTAGGCGATGCTTTGGAGAAGCTAAAGGAATTGGAGGATAATTCGTTCGACTTCGTTTTTATTGATGCCGCAAAAGGAAAATATAGAGATTTTTTTAATCTTTCCGAACGGGTTTTAGTAAACGATGGATTAATTATCTCAGATAATGTATTATTTAGAGGTTATGTAGCTAAACCAGAGGAAGCGCATCGGCGGCATGAAAAAATGGTAGAAAAAATCAGAGGGTACAATGAATGGCTTCTCAATCACCCCCATTTTTCAACTTCCATTGTGCCTATAGGTGATGGGGTAGCCATCAGTTTGAAAACCAATATAAAGGGGAATTGA
- the greA gene encoding transcription elongation factor GreA, with translation MAIEKSYYMTQEGKQKLEEELHYLKTDRRQEVVERIKVARDFGDLSENSEYDAAKDEQAFVESRIAQVEKMIRNAVIIENDNDNPNVVSLGKSVTFQELPDGDEETYMIVGSAEADPFEGKISNDSPMAKSLLGQEVGTEVAVVTPGGEIQVKIVNVE, from the coding sequence ATGGCAATCGAAAAAAGTTATTATATGACACAGGAAGGTAAACAGAAATTAGAAGAGGAATTACATTACTTAAAGACAGATAGAAGACAGGAAGTAGTTGAAAGAATTAAAGTGGCACGTGACTTTGGTGATCTTTCTGAGAACTCCGAATATGATGCAGCAAAAGATGAGCAAGCATTCGTTGAATCACGTATAGCTCAAGTAGAGAAAATGATCCGTAATGCGGTTATAATAGAAAATGATAATGATAATCCGAATGTGGTTTCTTTAGGGAAATCTGTAACTTTTCAGGAGCTGCCTGATGGTGATGAAGAAACATATATGATTGTGGGAAGTGCAGAGGCTGATCCTTTTGAAGGTAAGATTTCAAACGATTCTCCGATGGCTAAAAGCTTATTAGGGCAAGAAGTCGGAACGGAGGTAGCGGTGGTTACCCCGGGGGGAGAAATTCAAGTTAAAATTGTGAACGTTGAATAG
- a CDS encoding Na+/H+ antiporter subunit A — MIFAVLIPLIIACFIPLLSKLKDKIHTGIFVFFVPFLIFLYFVQFLGEDFQPIRHTYNWIPSLGINFDFYLDGLSLLFALLISGIGALVVLYSIFYLSKQERLGSFYVYLLMFMTAMLGVVLSDNIFVLYTFWELTSISSFLLIGYWHFKERSRYGALKSMLITIFGGLSMFGGFILLWVVTGTTSIQEMINQVDIILNSSYLPLILAFVLLGAFTKSAQFPFHIWLPDAMEAPTPVSAYLHSATMVKAGLFLIARFSPIFSGSEWFFIVVSLVGIITLCWGSYMAVRQTDLKAILAFSTISQLGMIMAMLGFGTTAAVFAAIFHILNHATFKGSLFMVAGIIDHETGTRDIRKLGGLITFLPITATLALFGTFSMAGVPLPFLNGFYSKELFFDATLHLENTTFLAEVIPYLAVFGSIFTFVYSMYFFFGVFTGPKQLDKLPKKPHEAPIGMLLSPIVLVAGVILIGLFPNIVNAPFLLHAAQAVNPDVEFHKVYFWHGIDSPALHMSLIVVAIGIILFVTRKKWSKVYTILPGKLSLNKVYDQIVEKLDVISGAITRSYMTGSLKNYMSIILATTLIVSFVFMFITNGFTLEYDYLADVTILEVSVVIIMIIAAVATIFTNHNIAAILVLGVVGYGVAILFVVYRAPDIALTQFVIETVTVALFLLCFYHLPKMRKTTDSAGTKMTNMLISVGFGALMTMVAISAHSSNWFESISDYFVETSYKLGGGHNIVNVILVDMRGLDTLFEIAVLGIAALAIIGLIKLKKDKGAQ, encoded by the coding sequence ATGATATTTGCAGTGTTAATACCACTCATTATTGCATGTTTTATTCCATTATTAAGTAAATTAAAAGATAAGATACATACTGGCATTTTTGTCTTTTTCGTGCCATTTCTTATATTTTTGTATTTTGTCCAATTTTTAGGGGAAGATTTCCAGCCAATTCGACATACATATAATTGGATCCCATCCTTGGGAATTAACTTTGATTTTTATTTGGATGGTTTAAGTTTACTATTTGCTTTATTAATTAGTGGGATTGGAGCACTTGTTGTTCTCTATTCTATCTTCTATCTTAGTAAACAGGAAAGACTTGGTAGCTTTTATGTCTACTTGCTCATGTTTATGACAGCGATGCTTGGCGTAGTGTTATCAGACAATATCTTTGTTTTGTATACATTTTGGGAATTGACCTCCATTTCTTCATTCTTACTTATTGGCTATTGGCATTTCAAAGAACGATCAAGGTATGGAGCTCTTAAAAGTATGCTAATCACTATATTTGGTGGTTTAAGCATGTTTGGTGGATTTATATTGCTTTGGGTAGTTACCGGAACTACAAGTATCCAAGAGATGATCAATCAAGTAGATATCATTCTAAACAGTTCTTATTTACCTTTAATTTTAGCTTTTGTTCTATTAGGCGCCTTCACAAAGTCTGCACAGTTTCCGTTTCATATCTGGTTACCTGATGCAATGGAAGCACCAACCCCTGTTAGTGCTTATTTACATTCCGCAACAATGGTAAAAGCTGGATTATTTCTTATTGCACGTTTTTCGCCCATCTTTTCTGGGAGTGAGTGGTTCTTTATTGTTGTAAGCCTGGTAGGTATTATTACTCTGTGCTGGGGCTCTTATATGGCCGTACGACAAACGGATCTTAAAGCAATCTTAGCATTTTCAACGATCAGTCAACTGGGAATGATTATGGCGATGCTTGGTTTTGGAACCACTGCTGCGGTGTTTGCAGCAATATTCCATATTCTGAATCATGCTACCTTCAAAGGCAGTTTATTCATGGTTGCTGGCATTATTGACCATGAAACAGGGACTCGTGATATTAGAAAACTTGGCGGTTTGATTACATTCCTTCCAATAACAGCTACACTTGCGTTATTTGGAACCTTCTCTATGGCGGGGGTACCACTGCCATTTCTAAATGGATTTTACAGTAAAGAATTGTTTTTTGATGCAACACTTCATTTAGAAAACACGACCTTTTTAGCTGAAGTAATCCCTTATTTAGCGGTATTTGGAAGTATCTTCACGTTTGTATATTCCATGTACTTTTTCTTTGGTGTTTTCACTGGTCCAAAGCAGTTGGATAAACTTCCTAAAAAACCACATGAAGCTCCAATTGGAATGTTACTCTCTCCAATTGTACTTGTGGCAGGAGTCATTCTAATCGGCTTATTTCCAAATATAGTCAATGCTCCGTTCCTTTTACATGCAGCACAGGCAGTCAATCCTGATGTAGAATTCCATAAAGTTTACTTTTGGCATGGAATTGACAGTCCGGCACTTCATATGTCACTAATTGTTGTAGCCATTGGAATTATCCTTTTTGTAACAAGGAAAAAATGGAGCAAGGTATATACCATCTTACCTGGTAAATTAAGTCTAAATAAGGTTTATGACCAAATTGTTGAAAAACTGGATGTGATCTCAGGAGCGATTACTCGATCTTATATGACTGGCTCCCTGAAGAACTATATGTCAATTATTCTGGCAACAACCTTAATTGTTTCCTTTGTATTTATGTTTATTACAAATGGATTTACTTTGGAATATGACTACCTGGCAGATGTAACTATATTAGAGGTATCTGTAGTTATCATTATGATTATTGCAGCTGTAGCTACTATTTTTACCAATCATAATATAGCAGCAATTCTGGTGCTAGGCGTAGTAGGGTATGGTGTGGCAATTTTATTTGTTGTATACAGAGCACCTGACATCGCTTTAACTCAGTTTGTAATTGAAACAGTGACAGTAGCTTTATTTTTGTTATGTTTTTATCATTTGCCCAAAATGCGTAAAACTACTGATAGTGCAGGAACGAAAATGACAAACATGCTTATTTCGGTTGGTTTTGGAGCTCTTATGACGATGGTCGCTATTTCAGCTCATAGCAGTAACTGGTTTGAGTCCATCTCTGACTATTTTGTTGAAACTTCTTATAAACTTGGTGGCGGACATAATATTGTTAACGTCATTTTAGTTGATATGCGGGGACTGGACACATTATTTGAGATAGCTGTTCTGGGGATTGCAGCATTAGCCATCATTGGCCTCATCAAACTCAAAAAAGATAAGGGGGCTCAATAA
- a CDS encoding YrhC family protein, whose protein sequence is MKDKKKELENQLIDYQRFVSALLILSSYLYMGGLIKTYLQPSSHGGILFLLSLISVSAGIWFIGKGKGIQDKISQER, encoded by the coding sequence ATGAAAGATAAGAAGAAAGAATTAGAGAATCAACTTATAGACTATCAACGTTTTGTTTCCGCATTGTTAATCTTAAGCAGTTATTTATATATGGGTGGTCTTATAAAAACATATTTACAACCATCCTCTCATGGTGGAATTTTATTTTTGCTTTCCTTGATTTCAGTATCAGCTGGAATATGGTTTATTGGAAAAGGTAAAGGAATTCAAGATAAAATTAGTCAAGAGCGCTAA
- a CDS encoding YrrS family protein, translating into MANNNDSRVDKFEKRRKTTKSISVLLILGAVLLILLIGIWIFGGGDKEKTTDQTKPSSQEEQNSTDEENESFYEKESTEDTENGKEESSSEDEENTDKEDEKQGEIEKQEIDSSDENVLKAYTADWKPIGTEQEEPHTTNYSDGSQDRIEIKEAVLMVTDIPEQKLVMHWVGNGGDQKVEATVSNEDNSEIYRVYLSWVEGKGWQPTKLEELKTVKY; encoded by the coding sequence ATGGCTAATAATAATGACTCAAGAGTTGATAAGTTTGAAAAGCGACGAAAGACAACGAAGTCTATATCCGTATTACTTATTTTAGGTGCTGTATTGCTAATCCTTCTTATTGGTATTTGGATATTTGGCGGTGGGGATAAAGAGAAAACTACGGATCAGACAAAGCCGTCTTCCCAAGAAGAGCAAAATTCTACTGATGAAGAGAACGAGAGTTTTTATGAAAAAGAATCTACTGAAGATACGGAAAATGGGAAAGAGGAAAGTAGCTCAGAGGATGAAGAAAATACGGATAAAGAAGATGAGAAACAGGGAGAGATAGAAAAGCAAGAAATTGATTCTTCAGATGAAAATGTATTAAAAGCTTATACTGCGGACTGGAAACCAATAGGCACAGAACAGGAGGAACCTCATACCACCAACTATAGTGATGGTTCTCAAGATCGAATTGAAATTAAAGAGGCTGTATTAATGGTAACGGATATTCCAGAACAAAAATTGGTTATGCATTGGGTAGGCAACGGAGGAGATCAAAAAGTAGAAGCAACTGTCTCGAACGAAGATAACAGTGAAATATATCGTGTTTACTTATCTTGGGTTGAAGGTAAAGGTTGGCAGCCAACCAAACTAGAAGAGTTAAAAACGGTTAAATATTAA
- the mnhG gene encoding monovalent cation/H(+) antiporter subunit G yields MIEIWSNIIINILVILFILVGTFFILSASIGIVRFPDVYTRLHAATKASTLGIACILIGGFLFLYGSHGIVSGKLLLAVVFILLTAPVSAHMIARAAHQKGVKPYLKSRTDEYEDAIQNYNKKKQPLK; encoded by the coding sequence TTGATAGAAATTTGGAGTAATATAATTATCAATATACTTGTTATCCTATTTATCCTTGTTGGAACATTTTTTATTTTGTCAGCTTCTATAGGGATAGTGAGATTTCCAGATGTGTATACAAGACTTCATGCTGCGACAAAAGCCTCGACATTGGGGATTGCATGTATTCTAATCGGTGGCTTTTTATTCTTGTACGGATCGCACGGAATTGTCAGTGGTAAGTTATTATTGGCTGTTGTATTTATTTTGTTAACAGCTCCGGTATCTGCTCATATGATCGCCCGGGCTGCTCACCAAAAAGGTGTAAAACCTTACCTAAAAAGCCGTACAGATGAGTATGAAGATGCAATACAAAATTATAATAAGAAGAAGCAACCTTTAAAGTGA
- a CDS encoding monovalent cation/H+ antiporter complex subunit F, with protein sequence MNDFLQLTEQILQVSLVICFIGIAASLILLLYQVMIGPTQPDRAVALDTMGINIMALAGLLSISIVTSKLNDVVLLIGILSFLGTLAIAKYLEKGVIIDRNLE encoded by the coding sequence ATGAATGATTTCCTACAGTTAACAGAGCAAATCCTTCAAGTCTCCTTGGTTATTTGCTTTATTGGAATAGCTGCTTCACTAATCTTATTGCTTTACCAGGTAATGATAGGCCCTACTCAGCCTGATAGAGCGGTAGCATTAGATACAATGGGTATTAATATAATGGCTTTAGCAGGACTATTATCCATCTCTATCGTTACCTCCAAACTAAATGATGTAGTCCTTTTAATAGGGATCCTATCATTTTTGGGAACTTTAGCTATTGCCAAATATCTGGAAAAGGGTGTTATCATTGATAGAAATTTGGAGTAA
- a CDS encoding Na(+)/H(+) antiporter subunit C — translation MEIITSILAGILFATAIYNLLQKQLLRIVIGTALLSHGAHIFILTMGKLKTGQPPILTEGVTDYTDPLPQALILTSIVISFGVTSLLLVLAYRTTKENNTDNMEQLRGKSNE, via the coding sequence ATGGAGATTATTACATCCATTTTAGCAGGGATACTTTTCGCAACAGCCATATATAATTTGCTGCAAAAACAGCTTTTACGAATCGTAATCGGGACAGCTTTACTGTCTCATGGCGCCCATATTTTTATTTTAACAATGGGGAAACTTAAAACAGGCCAGCCACCTATTCTTACGGAGGGCGTAACTGACTATACAGACCCCCTTCCCCAAGCTTTAATTCTAACCTCCATTGTAATTAGCTTTGGAGTAACGAGTCTTTTACTGGTATTGGCATACCGAACTACGAAAGAAAACAATACAGATAATATGGAACAATTAAGGGGTAAATCAAATGAGTAA
- a CDS encoding Na+/H+ antiporter subunit D, producing the protein MSNLAVLPIILPLVSAITLIFFNSKVNISRKLTQLFSVISLLVSCYIVWKVFTDGTIILETGAWVAPYGIILVMDSLASLLILTTNLVATVCAFYAPHAGLEKKESYYFYPFFFFLITGVSGAFITGDLFNLFVFFEVLLMASYGLIVLGGGKVQLRESLKYLLINLFSSMLFVTAIAFLYAVVGTVNMAQIGQRVQEVEQQGILTTIGILLFFVFATKAALFPLYYWLPKSYIVPNPVISALFGALLTKVGIYSILRVFSLIFVYKLELTHELFIWVAGLSMVFGIIGALSTNNIKLIIAYNIIPAIGFILLGIGTFTIDGISGSIYYLIHDMIIKSVLFLLVGAIVYVAGTSDLRKMGGLIHYYPVLGWLLFISAFVLAGIPPFSGFIGKLLLLKGAFATGHIAIVIIGLLTSLLILYSIMKIFIYGFWGDKEMLGKLEKKSTKGLVAPIAFLLTFSILLGVGAEFVYPHIDSIAAYILDPQIYIDSVLKE; encoded by the coding sequence ATGAGTAATTTAGCAGTTTTACCAATCATCCTTCCATTGGTATCAGCAATTACACTTATTTTTTTCAATTCAAAGGTGAATATATCAAGAAAGTTAACACAGTTATTTTCTGTGATAAGTCTTTTGGTTTCTTGCTATATCGTTTGGAAGGTATTTACTGATGGAACAATTATCTTGGAAACAGGTGCATGGGTTGCTCCATATGGGATTATTCTCGTCATGGATTCCCTTGCATCCCTGCTTATATTAACTACAAACCTTGTAGCAACCGTTTGTGCTTTTTATGCACCACATGCAGGACTGGAAAAAAAGGAAAGCTATTATTTCTATCCTTTTTTCTTTTTCTTAATCACAGGTGTCTCAGGTGCTTTTATAACTGGAGATTTATTTAACCTATTTGTATTTTTCGAAGTACTTCTCATGGCTTCCTATGGTTTAATTGTTTTAGGTGGCGGAAAGGTGCAGTTAAGAGAGTCTTTAAAATACTTATTAATAAACCTTTTCTCTTCTATGCTATTCGTTACAGCTATAGCCTTCCTGTATGCTGTTGTTGGTACTGTAAATATGGCTCAGATTGGTCAGCGCGTACAAGAAGTAGAGCAACAAGGAATATTAACCACCATTGGAATATTACTCTTTTTCGTATTTGCTACGAAAGCGGCCCTATTTCCGCTGTATTACTGGCTTCCTAAATCTTATATTGTGCCTAATCCTGTCATATCAGCTTTATTCGGAGCGTTATTGACGAAGGTTGGAATTTACTCCATTCTTCGTGTGTTCTCCCTAATCTTTGTCTATAAGCTAGAATTAACCCATGAATTATTTATATGGGTTGCAGGACTTTCCATGGTGTTTGGAATTATCGGCGCACTATCGACCAATAACATAAAGTTAATTATTGCGTATAACATCATTCCAGCTATTGGTTTCATTCTTTTGGGAATCGGTACATTTACTATAGATGGTATAAGTGGCTCTATCTATTATTTAATCCATGACATGATTATCAAGTCTGTACTCTTCTTACTAGTGGGTGCAATTGTTTATGTAGCAGGTACATCTGATTTAAGAAAAATGGGCGGTTTAATTCATTACTACCCTGTACTTGGTTGGTTATTGTTTATTTCCGCATTTGTTCTGGCTGGTATTCCACCCTTCAGTGGTTTTATCGGAAAGCTACTATTGCTTAAAGGAGCATTTGCAACTGGCCATATTGCCATTGTAATTATTGGTTTACTTACCAGCCTATTGATCCTATATTCAATCATGAAGATTTTCATTTATGGTTTCTGGGGCGATAAAGAAATGTTGGGGAAACTGGAAAAGAAATCAACAAAAGGACTGGTTGCTCCCATTGCCTTTCTATTAACCTTTTCAATTCTATTGGGAGTAGGTGCTGAATTTGTTTATCCACATATAGATTCGATTGCAGCCTATATATTAGATCCGCAAATATATATCGATTCTGTTTTAAAGGAGTAA